The following are encoded in a window of Lagenorhynchus albirostris chromosome 3, mLagAlb1.1, whole genome shotgun sequence genomic DNA:
- the LOC132517972 gene encoding LOW QUALITY PROTEIN: son of sevenless homolog 2-like (The sequence of the model RefSeq protein was modified relative to this genomic sequence to represent the inferred CDS: deleted 1 base in 1 codon; substituted 1 base at 1 genomic stop codon) → MNLQGSVDRIYKQYSPRRXPGDPVCPFYNRQLRSKHLAIKEMNEIQKNIDGWEGKDIGQCCNEFIMEGPSTRIGAKHERHTFLFDGLMISHKPSHSQSHLPGYSSTEYRLKEKFVMRKIQILDKEDTCECKHAFELVSKDENSIFAAKFAEEKNNWMAALISLHYHSTLHRMEALDSVLLKEENEQPLRLPSPEVYCFVVKDSEENIVFEDNLQSRSGLPIIKGGTVVKLIERLTHHMYADPNFVRTFLTMYHSFCKPQELLSLLIERFEIPEPEPSEADKLAVEKGEQPISADLKRFRKEYVQPVQLRILNVFRHRVEHHFYDFERDLELLERLESFISSVRGKAMKKWVESVAKIIKRKKQAQANGISHNITFGIPPPPIEWHISRPGQFETFDLMTLHPIQIAHQLILLESDLYRKVQPSELVGSVWTKEDKEINSPNLLKMIHHTTNLTLWFEKYIVEAENFEERVAVLSRIIEILQAFQDLNNFSGVLEIVSAINSVSVCRLDHTFEEEKGKFWMKLWN, encoded by the exons ATGAATCTCCAAGGTAGTGTAGACCGAATTTACAAGCAGTATTCACCTAGACGCTGACCTGGGGATCCTGTTTGCCCTTTTTATAATCGTCAATTAAGAAGCAAGCACCTGGctattaaagaaatgaatgaaattcagaaaaacaTAGATGGATGGGAAGGCAAAGATATTGGACAGTGTTGTAATGAATTTATTATGGAAGGCCCATCGACAAGAATTGGTGCTAAACATGAACGGCATACTTTTCTCTTTGATGGCTTAATGATTAGCCACAAACCCAGTCACAGCCAGTCACACCTTCCAGGATACAGTAGTACAGAatacagattaaaagaaaaatttgtcatgaggaaaatacaaatatta gaTAAAGAAGATACTTGTGAGTGCAAACATGCTTTTGAATTAGTATCCAAAGATGAAAACAGCATATTTGCTGCTAAGTTtgctgaagagaaaaataattggaTGGCAGCACTTATTTCTCTTCATTATCATAGTACTCTACATCGAAT ggaagccctagattcaGTATtattgaaggaagaaaatgagcaaCCACTTAGATTACCGAGTCCTGAAGTGTATTGTTTTGTGGTAAAAGACTCTGAGGAAAACATTGTTTTTGAAGACAACTTGCAAAGTAGAAGTGGACTCCCCATTATTAAAGGAGGAACTGTGGTGAAACTAATTGAAAGGTTAACACATCACATGTATGCAGATCCCAATTTTGTTCGCACTTTTCTTACTATGTATCATTCATTTTGTAAACCACAGGAATTGCTAAGCTTACTGATTGAACGATTTGAAATTCCAGAGCCAGAACCTAGTGAAGCAGATAAATTGGCAGTAGAGAAAGGTGAGCAGCCAATCAGTGCAGACCTTAAAAGGTTTCGCAAGGAATACGTCCAGCCAGTACAACTTAGGATCTTAAATGTGTTTCGGCACAGGGTTGAACACCATTTTTATGACTTTGAAAGAGACTTGGAGTTGCTTGAAAGACTAGAATCCTTCATTTCAAGTGTAAGAGGGAAAGCTATGAAGAAATGGGTAGAGTCAGTTGCTAAGATCATCAAGAGGAAGAAACAAGCTCAGGCAAATGGAATAAGCCATAATATTACCTTTGGAATTCCACCTCCACCAATTGAATGGCATATCAGCAGACCAGGACAGTTTGAAACATTTGATCTCATGACACTTCATCCAATACAAATTGCACATCAGCTGATACTTCTGGAATCTGATCTCTACAGGAAAGTTCAACCTTCTGAACTTGTAGGGAGTGTATGGaccaaagaagataaagaaataaattctccaaatttattaaaaatgattcaCCACACCACAAATCTCACTCTCTGGTTTGAAAAGTACATTGTGGAAGCAGAAAATTTTGAGGAACGGGTGGCAGTACTAAGTAGAATTATAGAAATTCTGCAAGCTTTTCAagatttgaataatttcagtggtgTATTAGAGATCGTCAGTGCAATAAATTCAGTATCAGTCTGTAGACTAGATCATACctttgaggaagaaaaaggaaaattttggaTGAAGCTGTGGAATTAA